A genomic window from Melopsittacus undulatus isolate bMelUnd1 chromosome 7, bMelUnd1.mat.Z, whole genome shotgun sequence includes:
- the DCK gene encoding deoxycytidine kinase isoform X1 — protein sequence MATPPKRGRLQSRIKKIAVEGNIAAGKSTFVEILKQADEEWEVVPEPIARWCNVQPSSEEDCEELTTSQKSGGNVLQMMYEKPERWSFTFQTYACLSRIRAQLRSLDGKLKEAENPVVFFERSVYSDRYIFAANLYESDCMNETEWAIYQDWHYWMHQHFGQRVALDGIIYLRATPEKCLNRIYLRGRDEEQEIPMEYLVKLHYKHESWLQHRTLRTDFEYLQEIPILTLDVNEDFKGKKDRYDHMTEKVKEFVRML from the exons ATGGCCACTCCTCCCAAGCGCGGCCggctgcagagcaggatcaAGAAGATCGCGGTTGAAGGAAACATCG CTGCAGGGAAATCAACGTTTGTGGAGATCCTTAAACAAGCTGATGAGGAGTGGGAAGTTGTTCCTGAGCCTATAGCAAGATGGTGCAATGTTCAGCCCAGCTCTGAAGAGGATTGTGAG GAGCTGACCACATCACAGAAGAGTGGTGGAAACGTGCTTCAAATGATGTATGAAAAACCAGAGAGGTGGTCTTTCACTTTCCAAACATACGCGTGCCTGAGCAGGATCCGGGCTCAGCTCAGGTCCCTTGATGGCAAGCTCAAGGAGGCAGAgaatcctgttgtcttcttcgAGCGATCTGTCTACAGTGACAG GTACATCTTTGCAGCCAATTTATATGAGTCCGATTGCATGAATGAAACTGAGTGGGCTATTTACCAAGACTGGCACTACTGGATGCATCAGCACTTTGGTCAGAGGGTGGCGCTGGATGGCATCATTTATCTCAGAGCCACTCCCGAG AAATGCTTAAATAGGATTTACTTGCGTGGAAGAGATGAAGAGCAAGAAATTCCCATGGAATATCTGGTGAAGCTTCACTATAAACATGAAAGTTGGCTTCAGCATAGGACACTGCG AACGgattttgagtatctccaggaAATACCTATTTTAACATTAGATGTTAATGAAGACTTCAAAGGCAAAAAGGACAGATATGATCACATGACTGAAAAG gTTAAAGAATTTGTGCGCATGTTATAA
- the DCK gene encoding deoxycytidine kinase isoform X2 yields MATPPKRGRLQSRIKKIAVEGNIAAGKSTFVEILKQADEEWEVVPEPIARWCNVQPSSEEDCEELTTSQKSGGNVLQMMYEKPERWSFTFQTYACLSRIRAQLRSLDGKLKEAENPVVFFERSVYSDRYIFAANLYESDCMNETEWAIYQDWHYWMHQHFGQRVALDGIIYLRATPEKCLNRIYLRGRDEEQEIPMEYLVKLHYKHESWLQHRTLRTDFEYLQEIPILTLDVNEDFKGKKDRYDHMTEKERKGHR; encoded by the exons ATGGCCACTCCTCCCAAGCGCGGCCggctgcagagcaggatcaAGAAGATCGCGGTTGAAGGAAACATCG CTGCAGGGAAATCAACGTTTGTGGAGATCCTTAAACAAGCTGATGAGGAGTGGGAAGTTGTTCCTGAGCCTATAGCAAGATGGTGCAATGTTCAGCCCAGCTCTGAAGAGGATTGTGAG GAGCTGACCACATCACAGAAGAGTGGTGGAAACGTGCTTCAAATGATGTATGAAAAACCAGAGAGGTGGTCTTTCACTTTCCAAACATACGCGTGCCTGAGCAGGATCCGGGCTCAGCTCAGGTCCCTTGATGGCAAGCTCAAGGAGGCAGAgaatcctgttgtcttcttcgAGCGATCTGTCTACAGTGACAG GTACATCTTTGCAGCCAATTTATATGAGTCCGATTGCATGAATGAAACTGAGTGGGCTATTTACCAAGACTGGCACTACTGGATGCATCAGCACTTTGGTCAGAGGGTGGCGCTGGATGGCATCATTTATCTCAGAGCCACTCCCGAG AAATGCTTAAATAGGATTTACTTGCGTGGAAGAGATGAAGAGCAAGAAATTCCCATGGAATATCTGGTGAAGCTTCACTATAAACATGAAAGTTGGCTTCAGCATAGGACACTGCG AACGgattttgagtatctccaggaAATACCTATTTTAACATTAGATGTTAATGAAGACTTCAAAGGCAAAAAGGACAGATATGATCACATGACTGAAAAG GAAAGGAAGGGTCACAGGTAG